One window from the genome of Lepisosteus oculatus isolate fLepOcu1 chromosome 25, fLepOcu1.hap2, whole genome shotgun sequence encodes:
- the LOC107075565 gene encoding probable G-protein coupled receptor 160: protein MHNISNSIRSMMAILKTKWHKEDSVLEDNTLQFVAVLLFKVALNALVTMSSFKSMRKSFMGFFCMSLFIADVALLCGLATVWLIGDFVDTPQSLCYILAHASTAYRQLPLPVLLLGTLDYARSLRSHPYPMSWRRAILYIAEMLLVWALAMCYAYRHTNATVLVGTFRQGQNALFCPVLDSKVIIYFCIGTTLGSCGITLYFWRQLPRVFRTFYSLDLFKEAPEDQLHSDLAFSYRKLSQEEEELVEDGKNHAQSVAEQKEMQGPPLLLSITFVFTINWIAFLMINIICTLLDFAIPSYMNVNLLWMLCANSFLIGVVSWVKRRHLGTLSNPPDDICNWSAFWRISREMDHSLQDNGSQGIHTMSERIDKNLLLV from the coding sequence ATGCATAACATCAGCAACTCCATCCGAAGCATGATGGCCATACTGAAGACAAAGTGGCACAAGGAGGACTCGGTCCTGGAGGACAACACGCTACAGTTTGTGGCTGTCCTGCTCTTTAAGGTGGCCCTGAATGCCCTGGTGACGATGTCCAGCTTCAAGAGCATGCGGAAATCCTTCATGGGCTTCTTCTGCATGTCCCTCTTCATCGCTGACGTAGCGCTGCTCTGCGGGTTAGCGACTGTGTGGCTCATCGGTGACTTTGTGGACACGCCCCAGTCCTTGTGCTACATTCTCGCCCACGCGTCCACAGCCTACCGTCAGCTGCCCCTGCCCGTGCTCCTTCTGGGGACTCTGGACTACGCCCGCAGCCTGCGTTCTCACCCCTACCCAATGTCCTGGAGGAGGGCCATCTTGTACATCGCAGAGATGCTGCTGGTGTGGGCGCTGGCCATGTGTTACGCTTACCGCCACACCAACGCCACTGTCCTAGTGGGGACCTTCCGCCAAGGACAGAATGCCCTCTTCTGCCCCGTCCTTGACTCCAAAGTGATCATATACTTCTGCATAGGGACGACGCTGGGCAGCTGTGGCATCACACTTTACTTCTGGAGGCAGCTGCCCAGGGTTTTCAGGACATTCTATAGCCTGGATCTGTTCAAGGAAGCTCCTGAAGACCAGCTCCACAGCGACCTGGCCTTCAGCTACAGAAAGCTCTcccaggaggaagaggagttgGTTGAGGACGGGAAGAACCACGCTCAGTCTGTGGCAGAGCAAAAGGAAATGCAAGGCCCACCGCTCCTACTGAGCATCACGTTTGTCTTCACAATCAACTGGATTGCCTTTCTGATGATCAACATCATCTGCACACTTCTGGACTTTGCCATCCCTTCCTATATGAACGTCAACCTCCTATGGATGCTGTGTGCCAACAGCTTCCTGATTGGGGTGGTGTCCTGGGTCAAACGCAGGCACCTGGGCACCCTCAGCAACCCGCCAGACGACATCTGCAATTGGAGCGCTTTCTGGCGTATCAGCAGAGAGATGGACCACAGCCTCCAGGACAATGGCTCTCAGGGCATCCATACCATGTCCGAAAGAATAGACAAAAACCTTTTATTAGTATAA